AACGCACCCGCCAACAAGCGCGCCATCTACGGCACCTTCCCCCAGCTGGGAGCCCCCATCGGCTTCATCCTGGCCAACGTCATCTTCCTGGTGTTCAGCTACACCCTGTCCCCGGAGGCCTTTGCGGCATGGGGCTGGCGCGTGCCGTTCCTGCTCAGCGCCGTCATGGTGATCATCGGACTCTACGTCCGGCTCAAGCTCATTGAAACTCCCGCTTTCACCAAGGTGGTGGAGTCCAACGAGGTGGCCAAGCTGCCCATCGGCCGCGTTTTCAAGAGCAGCTGGCGCGAACTGATCCTTGGCACGTTCATCATGTTGGCCACCTACGTGCTCTTCTACCTGATGACCACGTTCACGCTTACCTATGGCACCAAGCCCACCCTCGAAGGCGCCCAGGCGGCTGCGGAGAAGGCCGGCAAGCCCATGACCGAAGCCGCAGCCGCGGCATTCATTCCGGGCCTCGGCTACACGCGCAACGACTTCCTGTGGATGCTGATTGCCGGCGTCGTGTTCTTCGGCATCTTCACCCTCGTGGCAGGACCGCTCGCCGAAAAGTTCGGCCGCCGCAAGATGCTCATGGCCGTGACGGCCGGCATCCTCCTCTTCGGCCTGCTCTTCGTTCCGCTCTTCAGCGGAGGGTTCGTGGGAACCATGGGACTGTTGATCATTGGCTTCACCCTGATGGGCCTGACCTTCGGACCTATGGGTGCGCTCCTGCCGGAACTGTTCCCCACCAACGTCCGTTACACGGGCTCGGCAGTCAGCTACAACGTCTCCAGCATCCTGGGTGCGGCCGTGGCCCCGTTCATTGCCGTGTGGCTCTGGGAACTCGGCGATGGCAGCACGTTCTGGGTAGGTGTCTACCTGAGCATCATGTCCGTCCTCACCCTCATCGCGCTCTTCCTGTCCAAGGAAACGCGGGACACGGACTACGAAAACAACGTCGCCTAAGCAGCCCAATAACGACGCCGGCCCCGCACCGTTTGGTGCGGGGCCGGCGTCGTGATGGGGGTACCTGCCGTTAGTCCTCGATGGTGGCGATGACGGCACCCGCTGAAACGGTCTCGCCCGCCGAAGCCGTCAGGCCGCGGACAGTTCCGGCCTTGTGGGCGGTGAGGGGCTGTTCCATCTTCATGGCTTCGAGGACCACGATCAGGTCTCCCTCGGCCACGACGTCGCCCTCGG
The Paenarthrobacter ureafaciens genome window above contains:
- a CDS encoding MFS transporter — its product is MSSTATSQGSGSTAPVNSRGRVIVASLIGTTIEFYDFYVYATAAVLVFPSLFFPNLNATTQLLSSFAVFGVAFVARPLGSIVFGHFGDKFGRKGTLVASLLTMGIATFLIGCLPTAEVPGWTILAPALLVVMRFAQGLALGGEWSGAALLATENAPANKRAIYGTFPQLGAPIGFILANVIFLVFSYTLSPEAFAAWGWRVPFLLSAVMVIIGLYVRLKLIETPAFTKVVESNEVAKLPIGRVFKSSWRELILGTFIMLATYVLFYLMTTFTLTYGTKPTLEGAQAAAEKAGKPMTEAAAAAFIPGLGYTRNDFLWMLIAGVVFFGIFTLVAGPLAEKFGRRKMLMAVTAGILLFGLLFVPLFSGGFVGTMGLLIIGFTLMGLTFGPMGALLPELFPTNVRYTGSAVSYNVSSILGAAVAPFIAVWLWELGDGSTFWVGVYLSIMSVLTLIALFLSKETRDTDYENNVA